CCGACACCGAGACCTTTGGATTCACGACATTCAACTACTTTGGTATGACGCCCAATCATTTCTTTCAAGCGATCTCTACCCCGCTTTTCATCATTTCTTCTTTTTCCTCGGCAGTCATATGAGCAACAATTTCTTTCGGATCGCCTAAGGCTACTATCTTACCTTGTTTCATTATTGCAGCTCGGTCACAACAATTAACCACAAAGTCCATGTCGTGCGATACGATTATGAAAGTTTCTCCTAGTTCCTTCCTAGCATTTAGTACACTCTTTGCTACAGATAACTTTGTTATAGGGTCCATAGTCCCGGTTGGCTCATCTAAGATAATTATCCTCGGTTCCCGAATAAGGACTGATGCCATTGCTACCCTTTGCTTTTCTCCTACACTCAAAGTATCTGGATATGCATAAAGTATTTTTTCTATGTCCTTTTTTTCGAATCCCACACTAGATAGCACCTGAATTGCTTTCATTTTAGCAAATTCTGCTGGCATCTTAAGGCCAATACAAGAGGTAAGATTTTGTAACACTGTGTTAAAGGGATATAGCGAATATTCTTGATGCAAAATACCAATGTAAGGTGTAGCTCTCCCTCTCCCCAACTCACCTATTTCATACATGTTCACCCAATCGTCACCTATACGAACTTCGACTACGCCACTGGTTCCTGGTGTTATACCCGCAATCATACGCGAAAGTGTGGTTTTTCCTGCTCCACTAAGTCCTACGAGGCCGAAAATCTCTTTTTCGTTTATCTCGAATGTTACACCATCCACAGCTTTTACGACACCCCTTACTATTGAATAATAATACTTTTTTGCATCAATAACTCGGACAATTGGCCCTCCAATAGGGACGGGTTCTGGATCCTTGGGCGCAAATCCAACCATGAATTCTTTCGTCACCTCTACCGGATTTCCACGCTTCATCATCTCTCCGGCCTCTAACCATATTGCTTTATTTGCCAAACGGTTAATGGCTTTAGGCCAATGCGAAGTAACGACCATCCCCATCTTTGTTTTCTTTGACATATCTACAAGAGTCCGATGTACAATTTCAGCAGTACCTGGATCTAGAGTGCCTGTGGGCTCATCAGCTAAGAATATCAAAGGATCTCTGGCAAGTTGCCGAGCTAAAACGCACCTCTGTTTTTCGCCACCAGATAAATCTCTGGCAATGTGCGTAACCCGATGAGTCATATTTACCATTTTTAGGAGTTCGATGGCCTTGTCCACGCGCTCCTGATCAGTCAATCCCTTATCCATAGCCTCAAAAACATTTTCAATCACGGACATGTCTCCAAAAAGAGCAAACGTCCGCTGTAGCATAATAGCGATGCGCTGTTTTACAGCGATTCGCATCTTATCATTCTCACTTAAGGACCAGAAATCTATATCAATAAGGTTTGTGTCCCCACCACACCTTGTACATTTTGCGCCTTTAAAAGGCAAATCGAGACGCTCGCACGAACTGCAAATATTCATTCTATAAATTACTCTGCCCATGTCGGGCTTATATTCTTGATTACCTCGTAGCATGTTAATAAGTACAGACTTACCTGCTCCGCTCCTCCCTATAAGCCCAAGCACATCTCCAGGATAGATTACAGCGCTGATGTCTCTGAGCACAGTATTTCCATTAAAATTCTTACTGACATTATCAATGATTACTAATGGCTCTGCCTCATCGGGCATATAGTCTGGCGTAGCACCAGTTTAATAATAAAACTTTGCCCAGACGTTAAACATGTGTTAATCAAAAGGAATATTAACATATTTAAGTTAGAAAGCAGGTAAGGTTAGATTTTAACGGCCTGAAATCATTTTGTCAGTGGTTAAATTTATTTGGATGGATGATTTATCCATCCTACCATGCCGCTAATATTTAGCTCATATTTCGCTGGAGGACCGACACCAAAGTTTTCATTGTACCATATTTGGAAAACATACCAAATAATAGATACTCAGGGACCGATAGGAAGGAAAGCCCTAGCTGAAATATTACAAATCGGAGAGGGAAGTACTAGAACAATTCTTGATAAAATGATAAGAGAAGGTTCTGTAGAAAATACAAAAAGAGGGGCAGTGCTTACTGAAAGGGGACGCAAGAGATTGGAGTCTTCAGGAATTCTTACACACCCCATTGAAATTGATGGGATTACAATCGGGAAACACAATTGTGCCGTATTAGTAAAAGGAGGTGCAGATAGGATCAAGCTTGGATGTGAACAGCGTGATGAGGCGGTCAGAGCAGGTGCGGTCGGTGCCACGACATTAATTGTTAAGGAAGGGAAAGTGGTCTTTCCTGGAGATGACGATTTACCAGATCAGGAAATTGTATCTCCTTTAAAAAGAATTTTTGACCTTGAGGATGGTGATGCGATTATAATTGGATCAGCATTCTCATACGAAATTGCAGAGAAGGGTGCCGTTTCTGCCGCCCTAGCTATAGGTAATCAATCCAGGCGTTGTTGGAGTGAAGGCACTACATTACTTTCTCCAGATACGGAGGCTGAAGATTTGAAATGTATAGCTTTGGCCATTCATGAACTTGTTGGGAGACTTCCTTTGGCCATGAGATCGAAAAATCAATATGGAGTTCGCTGCGAAGAAGGGGAGATTGTTGAC
The DNA window shown above is from Methanomassiliicoccales archaeon and carries:
- the atwA gene encoding methyl coenzyme M reductase system, component A2, which codes for MPDEAEPLVIIDNVSKNFNGNTVLRDISAVIYPGDVLGLIGRSGAGKSVLINMLRGNQEYKPDMGRVIYRMNICSSCERLDLPFKGAKCTRCGGDTNLIDIDFWSLSENDKMRIAVKQRIAIMLQRTFALFGDMSVIENVFEAMDKGLTDQERVDKAIELLKMVNMTHRVTHIARDLSGGEKQRCVLARQLARDPLIFLADEPTGTLDPGTAEIVHRTLVDMSKKTKMGMVVTSHWPKAINRLANKAIWLEAGEMMKRGNPVEVTKEFMVGFAPKDPEPVPIGGPIVRVIDAKKYYYSIVRGVVKAVDGVTFEINEKEIFGLVGLSGAGKTTLSRMIAGITPGTSGVVEVRIGDDWVNMYEIGELGRGRATPYIGILHQEYSLYPFNTVLQNLTSCIGLKMPAEFAKMKAIQVLSSVGFEKKDIEKILYAYPDTLSVGEKQRVAMASVLIREPRIIILDEPTGTMDPITKLSVAKSVLNARKELGETFIIVSHDMDFVVNCCDRAAIMKQGKIVALGDPKEIVAHMTAEEKEEMMKSGVEIA
- a CDS encoding DUF2111 domain-containing protein, which codes for MPLIFSSYFAGGPTPKFSLYHIWKTYQIIDTQGPIGRKALAEILQIGEGSTRTILDKMIREGSVENTKRGAVLTERGRKRLESSGILTHPIEIDGITIGKHNCAVLVKGGADRIKLGCEQRDEAVRAGAVGATTLIVKEGKVVFPGDDDLPDQEIVSPLKRIFDLEDGDAIIIGSAFSYEIAEKGAVSAALAIGNQSRRCWSEGTTLLSPDTEAEDLKCIALAIHELVGRLPLAMRSKNQYGVRCEEGEIVDSNYTGPVLEEALKKGQVVRRTAVSGPYRGVPVVVVPIMRKKEAIAAIGVFDITRGSFTDLMNKARREK